In one Nicotiana tomentosiformis chromosome 6, ASM39032v3, whole genome shotgun sequence genomic region, the following are encoded:
- the LOC104106780 gene encoding protein trichome birefringence-like 33 isoform X1 gives MISLTKPNTPANTFSLHTSALSLLRSVHCYFLPTSTSSLGREITTSLRQYHRHLLAKNGDAQSLKSPASYCSSMEKNKDKLPFAIRETEKRCDVFSGRWFWDEIRPLYDESERPYVMPQLTCQEHGKPNKDYQHWRWQPYSCSVPRTS, from the exons ATGATTTCTCTTACCAAACCCAACACTCCTGCAAACACCTTTTCTCTTCATACCTCTGCTCTTTCACTTCTCCGCTCTGTCCATTGTTATTTTCTG CCAACAAGCACCAGTAGTCTAGGACGGGAAATTACAACATCACTTAGACAATATCATCGCCATTTACTTGCGAAGAATGGCGACGCTCAATCGCTTAAATCTCCTGCAAGTTACTGTAGCTCAATGGAG AAGAACAAGGATAAGTTACCATTTGCCATTAGAGAGACAGAGAAAAGATGTGATGTGTTCAGTGGGAGATGGTTTTGGGACGAGATTCGACCTTTGTATGATGAATCAGAACGTCCGTACGTAATGCCACAGTTGACTTGCCAAGAACATGGCAAGCCAAATAAAGACTATCAGCATTGGAGATGGCAACCTTATAGTTGCTCTGTCCCGAG AACCTCTTAG
- the LOC104106780 gene encoding probable xylan O-acetyltransferase 9 isoform X2: MISLTKPNTPANTFSLHTSALSLLRSVHCYFLPTSTSSLGREITTSLRQYHRHLLAKNGDAQSLKSPASYCSSMENKDKLPFAIRETEKRCDVFSGRWFWDEIRPLYDESERPYVMPQLTCQEHGKPNKDYQHWRWQPYSCSVPRTS, from the exons ATGATTTCTCTTACCAAACCCAACACTCCTGCAAACACCTTTTCTCTTCATACCTCTGCTCTTTCACTTCTCCGCTCTGTCCATTGTTATTTTCTG CCAACAAGCACCAGTAGTCTAGGACGGGAAATTACAACATCACTTAGACAATATCATCGCCATTTACTTGCGAAGAATGGCGACGCTCAATCGCTTAAATCTCCTGCAAGTTACTGTAGCTCAATGGAG AACAAGGATAAGTTACCATTTGCCATTAGAGAGACAGAGAAAAGATGTGATGTGTTCAGTGGGAGATGGTTTTGGGACGAGATTCGACCTTTGTATGATGAATCAGAACGTCCGTACGTAATGCCACAGTTGACTTGCCAAGAACATGGCAAGCCAAATAAAGACTATCAGCATTGGAGATGGCAACCTTATAGTTGCTCTGTCCCGAG AACCTCTTAG